In Nitrospirota bacterium, the genomic window TGTGAAGACGATCCTGAGCGAAGTTCCATTCGCCGAAAGCATGCCGGAAGCGAGGAAAGTCGTCACCGCATCCGAACGTTCGGGGGCGTTGCTCCTGGCCAACCACTTGCGCCGATGCAATCCTCTTGTCCGCAAGGTCCGGCAACGAATTCGCGCAGGGGAAATCGGCGAGATTGTGCAGATCGGTTTTCTCTACACAGGCGGTCTCCGGTCGTGGGGATCGCACGGACTCGATCTCATCGTCCACCTCATAGGAACACCGAAACGGGTCCACGCCGGGAAAAGCCATACGGACTCCGGGCATACGGGCGATCCCAATGTGGATGGGTGGCTGGAGTTCCGCAACGGCGTGAAGGCGGCACTGCTGACAACCCATTTCCGCGACCATCGATCATTTGAGCTGGATTTGATCGGTCGCCGTGGTCGGATCCGCTTGACCGATCTCGGCTTTCGGGCAGAGTTCTTCGGCCTCGGACAGAGCAAACGATTCTCCCAGCCGGAACTGGAGCTGAAATCGAGGGAGATTTCCACCGACAGCACGTTCCTGCCTGTTGTGGATCACATCGTCAAGTGTCTCAATGGCGTTGAAAAG contains:
- a CDS encoding Gfo/Idh/MocA family oxidoreductase, whose protein sequence is MKPPPRTYSAAVVGGTWIGVLAEVDRRRIPPSTHAGAYATHPRIRFAGVVENEPARVREIRALYPTLPVFRTPEALFKEGVPDLVSVATPPAARARVIRGLVQAGVKTILSEVPFAESMPEARKVVTASERSGALLLANHLRRCNPLVRKVRQRIRAGEIGEIVQIGFLYTGGLRSWGSHGLDLIVHLIGTPKRVHAGKSHTDSGHTGDPNVDGWLEFRNGVKAALLTTHFRDHRSFELDLIGRRGRIRLTDLGFRAEFFGLGQSKRFSQPELELKSREISTDSTFLPVVDHIVKCLNGVEKPLLGASEALRVAEVIEAMERSMKRGGAAVQV